DNA from Flavobacteriales bacterium:
ATTGATCCATTTCTCCTCGGTGCTGTCGGTCAGGCAGAGGTAGGGGGCCTTGCGTCCCAGCACGAGGGGCGCCTGTTTCCGGGCGCGTTCGCAGAGCTTCTCCAGCTTGTCCGCCTCCATCCAATCCACCCGGGAGGCCTGGCCCGGCTTGGGGCAGTAGTAGGTCAGCGCCATGTGGACGAACACGGCATCCATGCCCATGATCTCGCTGGTCTCGAACTTGTGCGTGATGTTGTGGACGATGTACTTGAAGGTCTCCTTCGAGCTCCCGGTCCTGGCGATGAGCGCATCGGCGAGGCGGTTGATGGTATCGGGCACCTGTGCTATGACCTTCGTGAGGTACTCCTCCAGCTTGTTTCCGAAGACCGGCACGCGGACGATTCGGTCGTCCGTCAGGTCGAAGTTGTCCCAGAAATGCTCGCGGTACTGGTAGTATGCGGCAGCGCTATCCAGGCTTCCGTCAGCTTTGCGCGGCTCGGGAAGCTCCACGGCCATGCTCATCTTCACCAGGGAGGCCACCAAGGTGCCGGGGTTGCCTGAAACCAGGTCGCGCTGGTTCTGCTTCACGCGCTTGTCCAGATCCTCCATGGCGGCCTTCACCTCGGTGCGGGTGGCTTCGTCCTTGGCAGCATCGAGCCGGGCCTTCTGCGCTTCCCCCTCAAGGCGGCGCTCGTTCAGGAAGCGGATATAACCGATGAAGAGTTCGTTCTCCCGGCTCTGCTTCACCTGCAGGGCCGGCAGCAGATCCTCTTTGCGCGTGCTCACTTTGATCACGGGCTCGTTCACCACCAGCTCGAAGTACTTCGGACCGGGCACCACCACCGCGTAAACGCCCGCCGCGTAGCCGCTCTCCTTCTTGAACACCGCGGTGGCCTTCGCATCCACGATGGCTGTATCCGCATAGTAGAGCTTGTTGCCGTAATAGTTCGCGAGATAGACGGTGTCGCCTTTGGCCATCCCTAGCACCTGCGCCTCGATCACACGCTTGGGACCGGTGTTCTGCGATGCGGCCGGGGCGGAGAGGAGCGCGAGCAGCGTGAGGGCGGTGAAGGCTCTGTGCATCATGGTTGGCATGCTGTTCGTCAGGCGCGGCAAATGTAGACGGGGCGACCGGCGTGACCGGCGATTTCCGTGCCGGAGACGCGCGGCCGCGAGGCGCCCGTTGCCTCCCGGTCGTTAAGGCTTGCAAATACGGGCTTGCCGTCGTGCGCCGGCGATCGGACGCAGGGGCCGATCAAGCGGTCTCCGTCTTGAATTCACTGGTGGTGTGGAAGGTGATCTCCGGATTGTTGCGGCGCTCGAGGTCGAGCATATAGGCGCTGGGCGCCATGAACACGGGGTTGCCGTCCTTGTCCTGTACGATCTGCTGGGCCTTCACCCGGATGAACCGGTCGAGCGCGGCGGGGTCGGTGGCGGTCATCCAGCAGGCCTTGTGCGCTGCGA
Protein-coding regions in this window:
- a CDS encoding DUF5106 domain-containing protein, with translation MMHRAFTALTLLALLSAPAASQNTGPKRVIEAQVLGMAKGDTVYLANYYGNKLYYADTAIVDAKATAVFKKESGYAAGVYAVVVPGPKYFELVVNEPVIKVSTRKEDLLPALQVKQSRENELFIGYIRFLNERRLEGEAQKARLDAAKDEATRTEVKAAMEDLDKRVKQNQRDLVSGNPGTLVASLVKMSMAVELPEPRKADGSLDSAAAYYQYREHFWDNFDLTDDRIVRVPVFGNKLEEYLTKVIAQVPDTINRLADALIARTGSSKETFKYIVHNITHKFETSEIMGMDAVFVHMALTYYCPKPGQASRVDWMEADKLEKLCERARKQAPLVLGRKAPYLCLTDSTEEKWINFYDLKEEFVVIIFWDPHCGHCKKELPEIYKVYKERLKPMGVEVYAVAKAVDESLMKDWKKFIRENTPDWVNVGLTKNVFEEAKKDPRKFIPRLTTLESLNYADTYDVFSTPKLFVVDGDRRFVGKSLTADQIADLVTRLRERKAK